A DNA window from Brassica napus cultivar Da-Ae chromosome C1, Da-Ae, whole genome shotgun sequence contains the following coding sequences:
- the LOC106375569 gene encoding uncharacterized protein LOC106375569 isoform X3, whose protein sequence is MPIPSYKGHSEPELIMSDLRRTASSKASGTPMKKLIAREMSKEVEPKQSPTNVVAKLMGLETLPQTATQRSKSRGYSHSSMDDEIQKYQELSREYKDVYETWQSPQKVSSSRDSSPRKGRYDESATEKLVRQKFAEAKRLVTDESLHQSKEFQEALEVLSSNKDLFVKLLQESNSFSQQTVPTHQSEAKRITVLRPSKAVETERFVVQGRKNKQVKKVVSSSSGWGNRGNEERTVQQPTRIVVLKPSVGKTLDMKGVSSSPSTPRGLPNEGYFDDVDQSKEVAKEIMQQVRENLMCHHRRNETQCSSVLSNGYIGDDSSFNKSDNEDPVGNLSDSEIMSPWDCANRFESPFSPSSFSRASFSPESSVCREAKKRLSERWALMSVTRGSTQPHKQVPRSSSTLGEMLALSETKVTTGSYGDSDEIVPETRVSTSCINTHLNQVEMGSDSLNVLARSKSVSDASKAQLPQELTDTGSLKSSWKVSNLFSFKNKKASKEKRDATPSSVTLPSEECLPPHALQQQSIIPGEEELTTPRPLEAGNTSEKQDEPSPVSVLFPPFEEDPECSTSSKLGEEMSLKSNLIDKSPPIGSISRILSWDDDSCTDNISKPAMRGVHEDEDWFLFIETILTAAGFSKGCTLSHDTVMPNSPLDPSLREKYTNLDNNNIKEFVNEGKRRQHRSTRKLIFDCINSMVSETTTTRMGKDSPALDLVERVWSQIKDWLSDEYVEDMDASSVAAESLVKEEIVGRRWMNSFQGEINDLGIGIEKALLQELVEEAVLDFTQ, encoded by the exons GGAGACGCTTCCCCAGACTGCTACACAGCGAAGCAAATCCAGAGGCTATTCACACTCTTCTATGGATGATGAGATCCAAAAGTATCAGGAGCTCAGCAGAGAATATAAAGATGTGTATGAAACGTGGCAGTCCCCTCAGAAGGTGAGCTCTTCAAGGGATAGCTCGCCTAGAAAAGGAAGATATGATGAAAGCGCAACCGAGAAACTCGTTCGTCAAAAGTTTGCAGAAGCGAAACGACTTGTTACTGATGAGAGTCTTCACCAATCCAAAGAGTTCCAAGAGGCTCTCGAAGTTTTGAGCTCCAACAAGGATTTGTTTGTTAAGTTGCTCCAGGAATCAaattctttctctcagcaaaCTGTTCCTACTCATCAGTCAGAGGCGAAACGCATCACAGTGTTGAGACCTTCAAAGGCTGTTGAGACTGAGAGATTTGTGGTTCAAGGGAGGAAGAACAAGCAGGTTAAGAAAGTGGTTTCTTCATCAAGTGGATGGGGAAACCGTGGAAACGAGGAAAGAACTGTACAACAGCCAACACGTATCGTTGTCTTGAAGCCTAGTGTAGGGAAGACTCTAGATATGAAAGGTGTTTCATCATCCCCATCCACTCCGAGAGGTTTGCCCAATGAAGGCTATTTTGATGATGTTGATCAGTCTAAAGAAGTGGCAAAGGAGATAATGCAACAAGTGCGTGAGAATCTGATGTGTCACCACCGCAGGAATGAGACTCAGTGCTCATCTGTCTTGTCTAATGGTTATATTGGTGATGACAGCTCCTTTAACAAATCTGATAACGAAGATCCAGTGGGTAACCTTAGTGATTCTGAGATCATGTCACCATGGGACTGTGCTAACAGGTTTGAAAGTCCTTTCTCTCCTTCCTCTTTCAGCCGAGCTTCATTTTCTCCGGAGTCATCTGTCTGCAGAGAGGCTAAGAAGCGACTTTCTGAAAGATGGGCGTTGATGTCAGTAACCAGAGGCAGCACTCAGCCGCATAAACAAGTACCGAGAAGCTCCAGCACCTTGGGGGAAATGCTTGCACTCTCAGAGACCAAAGTGACTACTGGATCCTACGGAGATAGTGATGAGATAGTACCGGAGACAAGGGTGTCAACATCGTGTATAAACACTCATTTGAATCAAGTGGAAATGGGTAGTGATTCTCTGAATGTCCTTGCAAGGTCAAAATCAGTCTCTGACGCTTCCAAAGCACAGCTTCCACAAGAGCTCACTGATACGGGAAGCTTGAAGTCGTCTTGGAAAGTTTCTAACTTGTTCTCATTCAAGAATAAGAAAGCAAGCAAGGAGAAGAGAGATGCAACGCCTTCTTCAGTGACACTTCCCAGCGAAGAATGTCTCCCTCCTCATGCATTACAACAGCAAAGCATAATCCCAGGCGAG GAGGAACTGACTACACCTAGGCCCCTAGAAGCTGGGAATACAAGTGAGAAACAGGACGAACCAAGTCCAGTTTCGGTTTTGTTTCCTCCATTTGAAGAGGATCCAGAATGTTCCACGTCAAGCAAGCTAG GAGAGGAAATGTCTCTTAAGTCTAATCTAATTGACAAATCACCACCAATCGGATCAATTTCTCGGATTCTCTCATGGGATGATGACTCTTGCACTGACAACATATCTAAACCCGCAATGAGAGGAGTCCATGAGGATGAAGACTGGTTCTTATTCATAGAAACAATATTGACAGCTGCTGGTTTCAGCAAGGGTTGCACCCTCTCTCATGACACGGTTATGCCAAACAGTCCATTAGACCCTTCACTCAGAGAGAAATACACCAACCTAGATAACAACAACATCAAGGAGTTCGTTAACGAAGGAAAACGCAGACAACACAGGTCAACTCGTAAGCTCATATTCGACTGCATTAACTCCATGGTTTCAGAAACAACGACTACACGCATGGGTAAAGATTCTCCGGCTTTAGACTTGGTGGAGCGTGTCTGGTCCCAGATAAAGGACTGGCTTTCAGATGAGTATGTAGAGGACATGGACGCAAGCAGTGTGGCTGCAGAGAGTCTAGTGAAGGAGGAGATCGTTGGGAGGAGATGGATGAATAGCTTTCAAGGTGAAATAAACGACCTTGGGATTGGTATTGAAAAGGCATTGTTGCAGGAGCTCGTAGAGGAAGCCGTTCTAGATTTTACACAATGA